Proteins encoded together in one Phyllostomus discolor isolate MPI-MPIP mPhyDis1 chromosome 6, mPhyDis1.pri.v3, whole genome shotgun sequence window:
- the LOC118501483 gene encoding LOW QUALITY PROTEIN: 60S ribosomal protein L27a-like (The sequence of the model RefSeq protein was modified relative to this genomic sequence to represent the inferred CDS: inserted 1 base in 1 codon), which yields MLGLCKTLLRLPSCILATNIPSKLRKTWKLGGLMSHSHGFIGKHREHWESEVNAGGLHHHRINLDNYHPGYFGKVGMKHYHLKRIQSFCPTINPDKLWILVSEQTWVNAAXNKTGTAPIIDVMRLGYYKVLGQGKLPKHPVIVKAKVFSRRAEEKTKSVGGACVLAA from the exons ATGCTGGGTTTATGCAAGACTTTGTTGAGGCTTCCCTCTTGCATCTTGGCCACCAATATACCATCTAAACTGAGGAAGACCTGGAAACTTGGGGGCCTCATGAGCCACAGCCATGGCTTCATCGGCAAGCACAGGGAGCACTGGGAGTCTGAAGTTAATGCTGGTGGCTTGCATCATCACAGGATCAACTTGGACAACTATCACCCAGGTTACTTTGGGAAAGTTGGTATGAAGCATTACCACTTAAAGAGGATCCAGAGCTTCTGCCCCACCATTAACCCGGATAAACTGTGGATCTTGGTCAGTGAGCAGACATGGGTAAATGCTG AAAACAAGACTGGAACCGCTCCCATCATTGATGTGATGCGATTGGGTTACTACAAAGTTCTGGGACAGGGAAAGCTCCCAAAGCATCCTGTCATTGTGAAGGCCAAAGTCTTCAGTAGAAGAGCTGAGGAGAAGACTAAAAGTGTTGGTGGGGCCTGTGTACTAGCAGCTTGA